A segment of the Zavarzinia compransoris genome:
ATCTTCGGATCACCGGAGGAAATGGAATAGGGTCAGGCCGCGACCGGAGTCACGGCGCCGGCATGGTAGAGATGGCTGCACCCGAGGCGCCGGGCCTCCGCCGCCGCGTCGTCCACGGGGGCGAGGCCGGCGACGGTGCGATGGCCGGCGGCGCGAAGCGCCCGGGCTTCGGCGGCCGGCGTATCGAAGGGCAGATAGACGAAGACCGGCAGGGCCGGCTTCGGCAGGGAACGCAGCAGCGAATCGACATAGAGGGTGAAGCCGACCGCTTCTTCCGTGCCGCCGTCGGGCCCGACCAGGTCGTAGCGCCCGCCCCGGCCCAATTCGCCCCGGACCCCGGCGGCGAACAGGGTGAAGCCGAAACCGGTGTGATATTCATGGGCGCGATATTCGCCCGGATCGATGGTCAGGGCGATGGCCGGATCGGCCTTGCGGATGGCGGCGACGAGACCGGCCAGTTCCTGGACCTCGCGCCGCGCGGCGGGCGGCAGGGCAAGGCCGGCGAGCGTGTCGAGCGCGCGATCGGCCGGCCCGGCGGCGGCCAGCAGGCCGCGGAAGAGAATGCCGGCCTCGCCCGGGATACCGTCCAACTCAGCCGCATCCTTGCCGTCCAGGGCATCGCGGGCCTTGTCGGCCAGGGCGGCTGGCAGGGCCAGGGCGGCGGCGATCGCCGGCACCAGGGTGGGCAGGGTCAGGTCGACGGTGACCGGCCGGGCATGGCCGCAAGCCTCCAGCGCCTCGACCGCCAGCAGCACGACCTCGGCATCGGCGGCGACCGAGCGCACGCCGATCAGCTCGACCCCGGCCTGGGGGAACTGGCGTTCGGGGCGCAGCTGGGTACCCTTCACCCGCAGCACCTGCCCGGCATAGGACAGGCGCAGCGGCCGCGCCGCCTTTTGCAGGCGGGTGGCGGCGATGCGGGCGACCTGCACCGTCATGTCGGAGCGGACCGCCATCAGGCGCTGGCTGGCGGGATCGACCAGGCGGAACATGCCGGTCCCCTGCGCGGCGCCGGGGCCGGCGGTCAGGCTTTCCTCGAATTCGATCAGGGGCGGCTTGACCCGCTGATAGCCGTGGGCAGCAAAGACCGCGACGAGCCGCGAGACCACCGCGGCCTCGTGTTCGGCGGCGGGGGGCAGTTCGTCGTGCAGACCTTCAGGCAGCAGGGCGCGGGCGGCGTATTCCGTCATGGCGGGCGGAGTTTACTCAAGCCGGCCCCGCCGTCCATGGAAAAGGCGCGGAAAATGCCCATGGCACCCCTGCGCCCAATTCACGCGGGCGCCGGTTCTTTC
Coding sequences within it:
- a CDS encoding ATP phosphoribosyltransferase regulatory subunit, translating into MTEYAARALLPEGLHDELPPAAEHEAAVVSRLVAVFAAHGYQRVKPPLIEFEESLTAGPGAAQGTGMFRLVDPASQRLMAVRSDMTVQVARIAATRLQKAARPLRLSYAGQVLRVKGTQLRPERQFPQAGVELIGVRSVAADAEVVLLAVEALEACGHARPVTVDLTLPTLVPAIAAALALPAALADKARDALDGKDAAELDGIPGEAGILFRGLLAAAGPADRALDTLAGLALPPAARREVQELAGLVAAIRKADPAIALTIDPGEYRAHEYHTGFGFTLFAAGVRGELGRGGRYDLVGPDGGTEEAVGFTLYVDSLLRSLPKPALPVFVYLPFDTPAAEARALRAAGHRTVAGLAPVDDAAAEARRLGCSHLYHAGAVTPVAA